The proteins below are encoded in one region of Leptotrichia sp. oral taxon 218:
- a CDS encoding sigma factor-like helix-turn-helix DNA-binding protein: MNEKDIEKIADKIFEKMEKRKSGDKYTETEAMLRSYPLYKINLKRNEDEITQIKEKGLMAIKSKPVFSENIKGGAVKIEGIPEKELNRIEYLEEENRKLEKRIFRVEDALKYFERDKYFKIIELRYFKNFTIEEISEEIGVTEKTIGKNRTRLVEGIQYLLFPEVLLD, encoded by the coding sequence ATGAACGAAAAAGACATAGAAAAAATTGCGGATAAAATATTTGAAAAGATGGAAAAAAGAAAATCGGGGGATAAATACACGGAGACAGAGGCAATGCTTAGGTCTTATCCGCTTTATAAAATTAATTTAAAAAGAAATGAGGATGAAATAACACAAATAAAAGAAAAAGGATTAATGGCAATAAAATCAAAACCTGTTTTTTCTGAAAATATAAAAGGTGGGGCTGTTAAAATTGAAGGAATTCCTGAGAAAGAACTAAATAGAATTGAATATTTGGAAGAAGAAAACAGAAAACTGGAAAAAAGAATTTTTAGGGTGGAAGATGCTTTGAAATATTTTGAAAGAGATAAATATTTTAAAATTATCGAATTGAGATATTTTAAAAATTTTACTATAGAGGAAATATCGGAAGAAATAGGAGTAACTGAGAAGACTATAGGAAAAAATAGAACGAGATTGGTTGAAGGAATACAGTATTTACTCTTTCCGGAAGTTTTACTTGACTAA
- a CDS encoding DNA polymerase gives MDVLNIDIETYSSIDIGKSGLYKYTQSNDFEILLFAYSLNGSEVKVIDLAQGETVPDEIIKRLSDNETELRAYNANFEWYCLNRAGFKTNLEQWKCTMVHAYYAGFPGGLGKVGKALGFEEDKKKDMSGKALIRYFSVPCKATRANGGRTRNLPYHDLDKWNLFVEYNRQDVVAEMAIMNKLKSVKVPEDEWEQWRMDIRMNERGIAIDTDLVDSSLWISEYWNEKLMDEARDITGLDNPNSTSQLLEWLKSQDVEVENLQKATVEKLIKEVTGKIKRVLEIRKELSKTSTKKYVAMKAALGEQNRVRGLLQFYGANRTGRWAGRLVQVQNLPRNYIQNLSGTREVVKRRDVATLEILYGNIPDTLSQLIRTAFVPEEGKKFVIADFSAIEARVIAWLAGEHWRSEVFKTHGKIYEASASQMFGVPIEKIKKGNPEYALRQKGKVAELALGYQGGPGALKAMGALNMGLTEEELPGIVKMWRDSNKNITGLWWAIGSTAIEVVEGGGRKAVNGIIFEKEGDLSNGLDFLTVQLPSGRKLYYVNPGTKLNSWDSKVITYMAQNQTTGKWETAETYGGKLVENIVQAIARDCLAVSIKRLTEKGFKIVMHIHDEVVIEAPMETTVDEVCEIMGQEIEWAKGLLLRADGFETMYYKKD, from the coding sequence ATGGATGTATTAAATATAGACATTGAAACTTACAGCAGTATAGACATTGGAAAATCAGGTTTATACAAATATACTCAAAGCAATGATTTTGAAATCCTTCTTTTTGCTTACTCACTGAACGGCTCGGAAGTAAAAGTTATTGATTTAGCACAGGGAGAAACAGTTCCTGATGAGATTATAAAAAGGCTCAGCGACAATGAAACTGAATTAAGGGCCTACAATGCAAATTTTGAATGGTATTGTTTGAATCGTGCTGGGTTTAAAACTAATTTAGAGCAATGGAAATGCACAATGGTACATGCCTATTATGCCGGATTTCCTGGCGGATTAGGTAAAGTGGGTAAAGCATTAGGATTTGAAGAAGATAAGAAAAAGGATATGTCCGGGAAAGCACTTATAAGATATTTTTCTGTTCCCTGCAAAGCGACCCGAGCTAACGGCGGAAGAACAAGAAATTTACCGTATCACGACTTGGATAAGTGGAATTTGTTTGTGGAATATAACAGGCAGGATGTAGTGGCAGAAATGGCGATAATGAACAAATTAAAAAGCGTAAAAGTTCCTGAAGATGAATGGGAGCAATGGCGGATGGATATTAGGATGAATGAAAGAGGTATTGCGATAGATACTGATTTAGTTGATAGCTCATTGTGGATAAGCGAATACTGGAATGAAAAATTAATGGATGAGGCTAGAGATATTACAGGACTTGATAATCCAAATAGTACAAGCCAGTTGCTGGAATGGCTAAAAAGCCAAGATGTAGAAGTTGAAAATTTGCAGAAAGCAACGGTAGAGAAACTGATAAAAGAAGTTACAGGGAAAATAAAAAGAGTTCTGGAAATAAGAAAAGAATTGTCAAAGACAAGCACAAAAAAATATGTTGCAATGAAAGCGGCATTAGGCGAACAGAATCGTGTAAGAGGATTGCTGCAGTTTTACGGAGCAAATAGAACCGGCAGATGGGCTGGTAGGCTTGTGCAGGTTCAAAATTTACCAAGAAATTACATACAGAATTTAAGTGGAACTCGTGAGGTCGTAAAAAGAAGGGATGTGGCAACACTAGAAATTCTCTACGGAAACATTCCTGACACCTTGTCGCAGCTAATCCGTACAGCTTTTGTTCCGGAAGAAGGGAAAAAGTTTGTAATTGCAGACTTTTCAGCTATAGAAGCAAGAGTGATTGCCTGGCTTGCCGGAGAGCATTGGAGAAGTGAAGTATTTAAAACTCATGGAAAAATTTATGAAGCCAGCGCCAGCCAAATGTTTGGAGTTCCAATTGAGAAGATAAAAAAAGGGAATCCTGAGTATGCTTTAAGACAAAAAGGAAAAGTCGCAGAACTTGCTCTTGGCTATCAGGGAGGACCTGGCGCATTAAAGGCAATGGGAGCTTTAAACATGGGATTGACTGAAGAAGAACTGCCAGGCATAGTAAAGATGTGGAGAGACTCAAATAAGAACATTACTGGGCTCTGGTGGGCAATAGGAAGCACAGCTATAGAAGTTGTCGAAGGTGGCGGAAGAAAAGCCGTGAACGGCATTATTTTTGAAAAGGAAGGGGATCTATCGAATGGTCTGGATTTTTTAACAGTACAGCTTCCAAGCGGACGAAAACTATACTATGTCAATCCAGGAACAAAATTAAACAGCTGGGATTCAAAAGTTATAACTTACATGGCACAGAATCAAACTACTGGAAAATGGGAAACGGCAGAAACCTATGGAGGAAAATTAGTGGAAAATATTGTGCAGGCTATCGCTAGAGATTGCCTGGCGGTGTCGATAAAAAGATTAACTGAAAAAGGATTCAAAATTGTAATGCACATTCACGATGAAGTAGTTATTGAAGCTCCTATGGAAACAACGGTAGATGAAGTATGCGAGATAATGGGACAGGAAATAGAATGGGCTAAAGGGCTACTATTAAGGGCTGATGGATTTGAAACTATGTATTATAAAAAAGATTAA
- the terL gene encoding phage terminase large subunit, which translates to MEMIQLEATKELSRRNLLDFLIFDGNGRYKNSRHIQFLTDKAQQFLEDVKAGKSPRLYICMPPRHSKSETMTKKFPAWIIGNNPDYEIIIASYSMDLARDFGKIARDTYREHSKNGTGIFNNIIDRDKSAGDNWGISEHRGAVVSTGVGGSATGKGAHIAIIDDPFKNREDANSKLQRDKVWAWYQSTIRTRLAPGGGIIIIQTRWHEDDLVGRISKEMESGTGEIFESIVLPAIAEENDILGRNVGEALWEERYGLKELKNIKKAIGSREFAALYQQRPQIEDGGLFKRQYFKYFDIDNDFIKTSDKNVNVKDCFYFQTIDTAMSTRKNSDYTAIATFMCDREWNLYLIDLMLEKLEVPDQWNVIKEFRNRYKLRFQAIESKSSGIGIIQQANREGMPLKELKADTDKMTRALNISVMFENGKVYFNKNLDKLFELEEELLKFPNALHDDAVDVCSYAGVVINDLIQNSKRYIRKFISV; encoded by the coding sequence ATGGAAATGATACAGCTGGAAGCAACTAAGGAGCTTTCACGACGGAATTTGCTAGATTTCCTTATTTTTGATGGGAATGGAAGATATAAAAATTCTAGGCATATACAGTTTTTGACTGATAAGGCTCAGCAGTTTTTGGAAGATGTGAAAGCTGGTAAAAGTCCAAGACTTTATATTTGCATGCCGCCACGACATTCTAAATCGGAAACTATGACGAAGAAATTTCCTGCTTGGATAATTGGGAATAATCCTGACTATGAGATTATAATCGCGAGTTATTCAATGGATTTGGCTAGAGATTTTGGGAAAATAGCAAGAGATACTTATAGGGAGCACAGTAAAAATGGGACTGGGATTTTTAATAATATCATCGACAGGGATAAGAGTGCTGGTGATAACTGGGGAATTTCAGAACATCGTGGTGCTGTTGTGAGTACAGGTGTCGGAGGAAGTGCAACAGGTAAGGGGGCACATATTGCGATTATTGATGATCCGTTTAAGAATAGGGAAGACGCTAACAGTAAACTTCAAAGAGACAAGGTCTGGGCCTGGTATCAGTCAACTATTCGGACAAGATTGGCACCTGGTGGAGGGATTATAATTATCCAAACCAGGTGGCATGAGGATGACTTGGTCGGTAGAATTTCTAAGGAGATGGAAAGCGGTACTGGAGAAATTTTTGAGAGTATTGTGCTTCCAGCGATTGCCGAAGAAAATGATATTTTAGGAAGAAATGTTGGGGAGGCATTATGGGAAGAACGGTACGGATTGAAAGAACTTAAAAATATTAAAAAGGCGATAGGTAGCCGTGAATTTGCGGCACTTTATCAGCAGAGGCCCCAAATTGAAGACGGCGGACTTTTTAAACGGCAGTACTTTAAATATTTTGATATTGATAATGACTTCATCAAAACTTCTGATAAAAATGTAAATGTGAAAGATTGCTTTTATTTTCAAACAATAGATACCGCTATGAGTACTCGAAAAAATAGTGATTATACGGCAATCGCTACTTTTATGTGCGACAGGGAATGGAACTTGTATTTAATTGACTTAATGCTAGAAAAATTAGAAGTTCCTGACCAATGGAATGTGATTAAGGAATTTAGGAATAGATATAAGTTGAGATTTCAAGCCATAGAAAGCAAAAGTAGTGGTATTGGGATAATTCAGCAGGCAAACAGAGAGGGAATGCCCTTAAAGGAGTTGAAAGCCGATACAGATAAAATGACAAGGGCCTTGAACATATCGGTTATGTTTGAAAATGGGAAAGTTTATTTCAATAAAAATTTAGATAAACTTTTTGAACTTGAAGAGGAACTTTTGAAATTTCCAAATGCTTTGCATGATGACGCTGTTGATGTGTGCAGTTATGCGGGCGTTGTTATAAATGATTTGATTCAAAATTCAAAAAGATATATTAGAAAATTTATAAGTGTATAG
- a CDS encoding terminase small subunit yields the protein MLKLNARQKAFCEYYVASGNATESAIKAGYKERYARQNTPKLLRNTTLVGYIKELREKTKTSRIMTAIERREFLTEVIKNGKEKIQDRLKALDILNKMDGEYIEKMQLSGQLNTNPFSGLTIEELRALAGGKGG from the coding sequence GTGTTGAAATTAAATGCAAGGCAGAAAGCTTTTTGTGAATATTACGTAGCTAGTGGAAATGCTACTGAATCCGCAATAAAAGCTGGATATAAAGAAAGATATGCAAGACAGAATACACCTAAATTACTACGAAATACGACATTGGTGGGATATATAAAAGAATTACGAGAAAAAACTAAAACTAGCAGGATAATGACTGCTATTGAAAGAAGAGAATTTTTGACGGAAGTTATTAAAAATGGAAAAGAGAAAATACAGGACAGGTTAAAGGCTTTGGATATTTTGAATAAAATGGACGGTGAATATATTGAGAAAATGCAGTTGTCAGGACAATTAAATACTAATCCTTTTTCTGGACTTACTATCGAAGAGTTAAGAGCGTTAGCTGGTGGTAAGGGTGGATAA
- a CDS encoding VRR-NUC domain-containing protein → MLEKEIENYLAKEIKKVGGLCYKFVSPGNAGVPDRLCILNNGRVFFAELKAPGKKPRPSQSKQILRIRQCGQTVYVIDSKTQIDFIIKQELQN, encoded by the coding sequence ATGCTAGAAAAAGAAATTGAAAATTATTTGGCAAAAGAAATAAAAAAAGTAGGTGGACTGTGCTATAAATTTGTGAGTCCTGGCAATGCCGGAGTACCTGACAGGCTTTGTATACTTAATAACGGAAGAGTATTCTTTGCGGAACTCAAGGCACCTGGTAAAAAGCCAAGACCGTCGCAGAGTAAGCAGATTTTGAGGATAAGGCAATGCGGACAAACGGTTTATGTCATAGATTCAAAAACTCAAATCGACTTTATAATCAAACAAGAACTACAAAATTAG
- a CDS encoding virulence-associated E family protein produces MCDPTTFEPARLMYWPSCSKDSNYIYEYDIESPMFDVKAVLKMYDDWRDMKEWPQVPGSEKMLERLKKKQENPLEKTGIIGAFCKTYGIIEAVNKFIPDVYEVSDDGKRMTYTGGSTYGGVVVYDDLFSYSHHATDPASGILCNAFDLVRIHKFSNLDADAKENTPNAKLPSFVEMYKLARGISEVANIVNAEIYNAKDDFEILDEEENDEKDLSWMSKFEITSNGVIKKTIRNVQIVLENDPHLKGKMALDEFSNRAVVLGSLPWNKSNIVRQYEEVDDSGLRNYLETKFGLSGEKKINDALLLNSHKNRFNKVKRYLENLKWDGQKRLETLLIDYLGAEDNVYTRAVIRVSLTAAVARAVEGGIKYDYMPIFTGRQGLGKSTFLNKLGMEWYSDSLQNFEGKEAAEMIQGTWINEIGELTGFNKTETNLIKQFLSKNEDIYREAYGRRTNKYPRRCVFFGTSNDWEFLRDRTGNRRFWPVVVGINEPRKSIWDDLDNEVDQIWAEAYENYKTGEVLMLTGEAEELSRQYQAEHRVSNPKEGIIQEFLDRKVPDNWNKLSPDKRRDYLSGNYTYEGDFIYRDKICAVEILVECFGMQTKNIRNFESSEINSIMESIPGWERMRTPRKFGNYGKQRGFKRVSSSEFLDWKNREK; encoded by the coding sequence ATGTGTGACCCCACAACTTTTGAACCGGCAAGATTAATGTACTGGCCTAGCTGTTCAAAAGATAGCAATTATATCTATGAATATGATATAGAATCTCCTATGTTTGATGTAAAAGCGGTTTTAAAAATGTATGATGACTGGCGCGATATGAAAGAGTGGCCACAAGTTCCCGGTTCTGAAAAGATGCTAGAGCGGCTAAAGAAAAAGCAGGAAAATCCGCTAGAAAAGACTGGGATAATTGGAGCTTTCTGTAAAACTTATGGAATTATAGAAGCCGTCAATAAATTTATTCCAGATGTTTATGAGGTGTCAGACGATGGAAAAAGGATGACCTATACAGGCGGAAGTACTTATGGCGGAGTGGTTGTATATGACGATTTGTTCAGCTACTCGCACCATGCGACAGACCCTGCAAGTGGAATATTGTGTAACGCTTTTGACTTAGTGAGAATACATAAGTTCTCTAATTTGGATGCTGATGCGAAAGAAAATACTCCAAATGCGAAATTACCTTCATTTGTTGAAATGTACAAACTTGCAAGAGGGATTTCGGAAGTAGCAAATATCGTGAATGCTGAAATATATAATGCGAAAGATGACTTTGAAATTCTTGATGAAGAAGAAAACGATGAAAAGGATCTGTCCTGGATGTCAAAATTTGAGATAACTTCTAACGGAGTTATTAAAAAAACGATAAGAAATGTTCAAATTGTATTAGAAAATGACCCCCACTTAAAGGGGAAAATGGCACTTGATGAGTTTTCAAACAGAGCAGTAGTCTTAGGAAGTCTTCCATGGAACAAATCAAATATTGTAAGGCAATATGAGGAAGTCGATGACAGCGGACTGAGAAACTATCTGGAAACTAAATTTGGGTTAAGCGGAGAAAAGAAAATAAATGACGCACTCTTATTGAACTCACACAAAAATAGGTTCAACAAGGTAAAAAGATATTTAGAAAATTTAAAATGGGATGGCCAAAAAAGACTGGAAACCTTGCTGATTGATTATCTAGGCGCCGAAGACAATGTTTATACGAGAGCGGTAATTAGAGTATCCTTGACAGCAGCAGTTGCAAGAGCGGTAGAAGGTGGCATTAAGTACGATTACATGCCAATCTTTACAGGTAGGCAGGGCTTAGGTAAGAGCACATTTCTGAATAAGCTAGGGATGGAATGGTACTCGGACAGTTTACAGAATTTTGAAGGAAAAGAAGCCGCTGAAATGATTCAGGGGACATGGATTAATGAAATAGGAGAACTTACAGGATTTAATAAGACTGAAACTAATTTGATAAAGCAGTTCTTGAGTAAAAATGAGGATATTTATAGGGAAGCATATGGAAGAAGAACAAATAAATATCCTAGAAGATGTGTTTTCTTTGGTACTTCAAATGACTGGGAGTTCTTAAGAGACCGAACGGGGAACCGTCGTTTTTGGCCGGTGGTCGTGGGAATCAATGAACCTAGAAAATCAATCTGGGACGATCTGGATAACGAAGTTGACCAAATTTGGGCAGAAGCCTACGAAAACTATAAAACTGGGGAAGTCTTAATGCTTACTGGAGAAGCTGAAGAGCTTTCAAGACAATATCAGGCAGAGCATAGGGTATCAAATCCTAAAGAAGGTATAATTCAAGAGTTTCTGGACAGAAAAGTCCCAGATAACTGGAACAAACTGTCTCCTGATAAGCGGAGAGATTACTTGAGCGGCAATTACACTTATGAAGGGGACTTTATCTATAGGGATAAAATTTGTGCTGTTGAGATTTTAGTTGAATGCTTCGGAATGCAGACTAAAAATATAAGAAATTTTGAAAGTTCGGAGATAAACAGCATTATGGAAAGTATACCAGGGTGGGAGCGAATGAGAACCCCAAGAAAGTTTGGAAATTATGGCAAGCAAAGAGGGTTTAAAAGAGTTTCATCAAGTGAATTTTTGGATTGGAAAAATCGCGAAAAATAA
- a CDS encoding DEAD/DEAH box helicase, producing the protein MKFVPHNYQKYCIDRIVNGKSVGLMLDMGLGKTIITLTAINELKFNMFEVDKVLIIAPKKVAESTWSGEIEKWDHLKYLKISKVLGSLTKRIKALNTISDIYIINRENVSWLVEYYKNEWPFDMVVVDEFSSFKNHASKRFKALKLVLGKIDRVVGLTGTPAPNGLKDIWSQIYLLDRGERLGKNITAFRDKFFDYRSYGSFGEYSLKEGADSSIRNKIGDICISMKAEDYLELPDITYNAIPVTLDNRSLKKYETLEKEWLLSLNDIEAIDVANAAALTNKLLQLSNGAVYDDERNIYEIHNCKIERFLELVEELNGKSALVFYNFKHDLIRLKDALSKLKLEVRELKTPEDEKDWNAGKIDILLAHPASAAYGLNLQTGGNHIIWFGLNWSLELYQQANKRLHRQGQKEKVIIHHLVTQDTRDEDVMKALQSKGDVQDELLSSLKARIEKYKREEEK; encoded by the coding sequence ATGAAATTTGTGCCGCACAATTACCAAAAATACTGTATCGACAGAATTGTGAATGGCAAGAGCGTAGGATTAATGCTTGATATGGGACTTGGGAAAACGATAATAACCTTGACAGCGATTAACGAACTGAAGTTCAATATGTTTGAAGTTGATAAAGTTCTTATTATAGCACCGAAAAAAGTTGCAGAAAGCACCTGGTCTGGTGAAATTGAAAAATGGGATCATCTGAAATATTTGAAAATATCAAAAGTTTTAGGGAGTTTAACTAAAAGGATAAAAGCACTGAACACAATTTCCGATATTTACATAATCAATCGTGAGAATGTATCTTGGCTTGTTGAATATTATAAGAATGAGTGGCCATTTGATATGGTTGTAGTTGACGAGTTTTCAAGTTTTAAGAATCATGCGAGTAAAAGATTTAAGGCTTTGAAGCTTGTGCTTGGGAAAATAGACAGAGTTGTTGGGCTGACCGGGACTCCAGCACCAAACGGGCTGAAAGATATTTGGTCTCAAATTTATTTACTGGATAGAGGGGAGCGTCTGGGGAAAAACATAACTGCCTTTCGGGATAAATTCTTTGATTACAGAAGCTATGGAAGTTTTGGGGAATACTCCTTAAAGGAAGGAGCAGATTCAAGTATAAGAAATAAGATTGGAGATATTTGTATAAGCATGAAGGCTGAAGATTATCTGGAACTTCCCGATATAACTTATAATGCGATTCCAGTAACATTGGATAATAGATCCTTGAAGAAATATGAAACTCTGGAAAAGGAATGGCTTTTGTCTCTAAACGATATAGAAGCCATAGATGTGGCAAATGCGGCAGCACTTACAAATAAATTGTTGCAGCTGTCAAACGGAGCAGTTTATGACGACGAGAGAAATATTTATGAAATTCATAATTGCAAAATTGAAAGATTTTTAGAGCTTGTGGAAGAACTAAATGGAAAATCAGCATTGGTTTTTTATAATTTTAAACATGATTTGATTAGGCTGAAAGATGCATTGTCAAAATTAAAGCTGGAAGTTAGGGAGCTAAAAACTCCTGAAGACGAAAAAGATTGGAATGCGGGGAAGATTGATATACTTCTGGCACACCCAGCAAGTGCGGCATATGGACTTAATTTACAGACAGGTGGGAACCATATAATATGGTTTGGTCTTAACTGGAGCTTGGAGCTTTATCAGCAGGCAAATAAAAGGCTTCACAGACAGGGGCAGAAGGAAAAGGTTATAATCCATCACCTTGTAACACAAGATACAAGAGATGAGGATGTAATGAAAGCATTACAAAGTAAAGGCGATGTTCAAGATGAATTATTGTCTAGTCTAAAAGCTAGAATTGAAAAATATAAAAGAGAAGAGGAGAAATAG
- a CDS encoding DUF2815 family protein gives MADTRIVVRGRLSYVHLFKPHAAVQGQEEKYSTTILIDKRDTKTKVKIDAAIKAAEEYGISDRWGGVRPVKINSPLKDGDGTKEDGTPYGDECKGCWVINASAKVDYPPQVVNAKVEPIMDQSEIYSGIYANVSINFYPYAYMNKRGIGVGLGNVQKIKDGESLAGGRNAQQDFQVVQDDDMPW, from the coding sequence ATGGCAGATACAAGAATAGTAGTAAGAGGAAGATTAAGTTATGTTCATTTATTTAAACCACATGCGGCAGTTCAAGGACAAGAGGAAAAATATAGCACAACGATTTTAATCGATAAGAGAGATACAAAAACAAAAGTGAAAATAGATGCGGCGATAAAAGCGGCAGAAGAATATGGAATTTCAGACAGATGGGGAGGAGTCAGACCAGTTAAAATAAATTCCCCGTTAAAAGATGGTGATGGAACAAAAGAAGACGGAACACCTTATGGAGATGAATGCAAAGGGTGCTGGGTTATTAATGCATCAGCAAAAGTGGATTATCCGCCACAAGTAGTAAATGCTAAAGTGGAACCCATTATGGACCAAAGCGAAATTTATAGCGGAATTTATGCCAATGTTTCAATTAACTTTTACCCTTATGCATACATGAATAAAAGAGGTATCGGAGTTGGATTAGGAAATGTACAAAAGATAAAAGATGGTGAAAGTTTAGCCGGAGGAAGAAATGCTCAGCAGGATTTTCAGGTTGTCCAAGATGACGATATGCCTTGGTAA